Proteins found in one Dehalococcoidia bacterium genomic segment:
- a CDS encoding methyltransferase produces MIAWINFVSLLLAALLFLYFYVKSVSPAALEKKIGEVAYAKCTQYRIIASAFEIIAAANYIVYFFYPLPLQLLETFPWDWWISVIIAIAIAIPGGYLWWRGTKDAGKETMEPRKEHTLYGGIYRKVRHPQATGEVTYWWVIAFVLNSPFLVLFSFIWLPIFYVLCRAEEKDLVIRYGEQYMEYKRNTGFLIPRRNTN; encoded by the coding sequence GTGATAGCTTGGATTAATTTTGTCTCATTACTCCTTGCGGCTTTACTTTTCTTGTATTTCTATGTGAAGAGTGTAAGCCCTGCTGCATTAGAAAAGAAGATCGGTGAGGTTGCTTACGCTAAATGTACGCAGTACAGGATAATAGCTTCGGCCTTTGAGATAATCGCTGCTGCCAACTATATAGTATATTTCTTTTATCCCCTGCCACTCCAACTCCTCGAGACCTTTCCATGGGATTGGTGGATTTCAGTAATCATAGCGATTGCAATTGCCATTCCCGGCGGTTATCTGTGGTGGCGCGGAACAAAGGATGCCGGTAAGGAAACGATGGAGCCGAGAAAAGAGCACACGCTCTACGGAGGTATTTATCGGAAGGTTCGGCACCCTCAGGCGACCGGCGAGGTTACGTACTGGTGGGTAATTGCATTCGTATTGAACTCCCCATTCCTGGTGCTATTCTCGTTCATCTGGTTACCAATCTTCTATGTGCTGTGCCGGGCGGAGGAAAAAGATCTCGTTATTCGCTATGGAGAGCAGTATATGGAGTATAAGAGAAATACGGGCTTTCTCATACCCAGGAGAAATACAAATTGA
- a CDS encoding zinc-dependent dehydrogenase: MRVAIYYNNHDVRVEEMPVPQIGPGELLVRVEACGICGSDVMEWDRVPRAPLVLGHEIAGVVVDVGEGVGVESSRKGVGEFEKGERVTAAHHVPCNTCRYCLSGHHTVCETLRRTHFDPGGFAEFLRLPAINVDRGVFRLPDEVSFEEACFTEPLACVLRGQRIARLQPGQSVLVIGSGIAGLIHVQLAVKLGASRVVATDITPYRLEAAKRFGADATIHAEEDVPARLRQLNDGRLADLVVVCTGAPSALAQALNSVERGGTVLFFAATEPSVTLPVPVTKLFYKNDITLTTSYAGSPADYATALELIRSRRVRFGEMITHRLSLAETVLGFQLVTAAQESMKVIIEPQR; this comes from the coding sequence ATGCGTGTCGCAATTTATTACAATAACCATGATGTGCGGGTGGAGGAGATGCCCGTACCACAGATTGGCCCCGGCGAGCTTCTGGTGCGAGTGGAAGCTTGCGGCATCTGTGGCAGCGATGTGATGGAATGGGATCGTGTCCCCAGGGCTCCCCTGGTTCTGGGCCATGAGATCGCTGGCGTTGTTGTCGATGTGGGGGAGGGGGTGGGGGTAGAGAGCTCGAGAAAGGGTGTGGGGGAGTTTGAAAAAGGAGAGCGGGTAACTGCAGCCCATCATGTCCCCTGCAATACCTGTCGTTATTGCCTGAGCGGCCATCACACCGTCTGCGAAACGTTGCGACGTACGCATTTCGACCCAGGTGGCTTCGCCGAGTTCCTGCGGCTGCCCGCAATCAATGTGGACCGCGGGGTATTTCGCTTGCCCGATGAGGTATCCTTCGAGGAGGCGTGCTTTACCGAGCCGCTGGCCTGCGTGCTGCGCGGGCAAAGGATAGCGCGCCTCCAGCCGGGACAGAGCGTGCTCGTCATCGGGAGCGGCATTGCCGGGCTGATTCATGTTCAACTGGCGGTTAAGCTGGGGGCATCTCGTGTTGTAGCCACCGACATAACGCCATATCGACTGGAGGCGGCGAAGCGGTTTGGGGCCGATGCAACCATCCATGCGGAGGAGGATGTACCGGCTCGCCTTCGCCAGCTAAACGACGGTCGCCTTGCTGACCTGGTGGTGGTATGCACCGGAGCGCCATCTGCCCTGGCTCAGGCGCTAAATTCAGTGGAGCGCGGGGGCACAGTTCTCTTTTTCGCGGCGACAGAGCCCTCTGTAACCCTACCCGTACCGGTGACGAAGCTCTTCTACAAGAACGATATAACGCTTACCACATCCTATGCCGGCAGCCCCGCCGATTATGCAACGGCGCTGGAACTGATCCGCAGTCGCAGGGTGCGCTTTGGCGAGATGATAACCCACCGCCTGAGCCTGGCGGAGACGGTACTGGGCTTTCAGCTCGTGACTGCCGCCCAGGAGTCCATGAAGGTCATCATCGAGCCCCAGCGTTAG
- the rpsT gene encoding 30S ribosomal protein S20, with product MTNKKSAEKSAKVAERNAQRNRPVRSSVKTAVTKARKLILQNDLDAAQVAVKDAAQALDKAAQKGVLHPNNAARRKSRLMKQLNQALAAGTRQED from the coding sequence TTGACCAATAAAAAATCAGCAGAGAAGTCAGCAAAAGTGGCTGAAAGAAATGCACAGCGCAATAGACCCGTTCGCAGCTCGGTGAAGACCGCCGTCACCAAGGCAAGGAAGCTGATCCTACAAAACGATCTCGATGCCGCTCAGGTAGCAGTAAAGGATGCAGCACAGGCTCTGGACAAGGCAGCCCAAAAGGGGGTGCTCCACCCCAATAATGCCGCCCGTCGCAAGTCCCGCCTCATGAAGCAGCTTAACCAGGCGCTCGCCGCCGGCACCAGGCAGGAAGATTGA
- a CDS encoding amidase → MAKLDTFVELDATAQAELVRRREVKPIELVDAAIERIERLNPTLNAVVTPMFEEARAAASGELPDAPFAGVPYLLKDIFAPYAGVPMTSGSTFLRDYVPDHDSEFVARLKRAGLIILGKTNLPEFGLVPTTEPRLFGPSRNPWNTDYTTGGSSGGSAAAVAAGLVPAAHGNDGGGSIRIPASCCGLFGLKPTRARNPSGPDYGDILGGLTIDHALTRSVRDSAALLDATSGPDIGDPYWAPPPARPFLKEVGADHGRLRIAFNTEAFTGGAVHADCVSAVREAAALCADLGHEVVEASPAIVGEMVIQPFITVWEAGAAMAVDGYAFLTGRTATPDQFEPLTWALCERGRQTSAPAYLIAVTLLQRVTRDIGHFLVDYDVWLTPTLAEPPVPLGTFDSPPDNPMKGFDRAVVFCPFTPLCNFTGQPAMSVPLYWNAEGLPVGTHFIGRFGDEATLFRLAAQLEEARPWAGRRPPVSA, encoded by the coding sequence ATGGCGAAATTAGATACATTTGTCGAACTCGATGCCACCGCCCAGGCCGAGCTGGTGCGGCGAAGGGAGGTCAAGCCCATCGAGCTGGTGGACGCTGCTATAGAGCGGATCGAGCGCTTGAACCCAACCCTCAATGCGGTGGTGACGCCGATGTTTGAGGAGGCGCGCGCCGCTGCCAGCGGCGAGCTACCCGATGCACCCTTTGCCGGCGTGCCCTACCTGCTCAAGGACATATTTGCTCCTTACGCCGGGGTGCCGATGACGTCGGGGTCAACCTTCCTGCGCGACTACGTGCCCGATCACGACAGTGAATTTGTGGCACGGCTGAAGCGCGCCGGACTCATTATTTTGGGGAAGACCAACCTGCCGGAGTTTGGCCTCGTCCCGACCACCGAGCCGCGTCTCTTCGGACCCAGCCGCAATCCCTGGAATACCGACTACACCACGGGCGGCTCCAGCGGGGGCTCTGCCGCCGCGGTGGCCGCCGGATTGGTTCCCGCGGCGCATGGCAACGACGGCGGCGGATCGATACGTATTCCGGCTTCGTGCTGCGGACTCTTCGGGCTGAAGCCAACCCGGGCGCGCAACCCCTCCGGCCCCGATTACGGCGATATCCTCGGTGGGCTTACCATCGATCACGCCCTCACCCGCTCGGTGCGGGACAGTGCTGCCCTGCTTGATGCCACCTCTGGCCCCGATATCGGCGACCCGTACTGGGCCCCGCCGCCGGCGCGCCCGTTCCTTAAGGAGGTGGGCGCCGACCACGGGCGGCTGCGCATCGCCTTTAACACCGAGGCCTTCACCGGTGGAGCGGTGCATGCCGACTGCGTCAGCGCGGTGCGCGAGGCAGCGGCGCTGTGTGCTGATCTCGGTCACGAGGTGGTGGAGGCGTCCCCGGCTATAGTCGGTGAGATGGTGATTCAGCCGTTCATCACCGTGTGGGAGGCAGGTGCCGCCATGGCCGTGGATGGCTACGCCTTTCTGACCGGCCGTACCGCCACCCCGGATCAGTTCGAACCTCTCACCTGGGCCCTGTGCGAGAGGGGTCGCCAGACTAGCGCACCGGCCTATCTCATCGCCGTGACGTTGCTCCAGAGAGTGACCCGTGACATCGGTCATTTCTTGGTCGACTATGATGTTTGGCTCACCCCGACGCTGGCCGAGCCGCCGGTGCCACTGGGCACCTTCGACTCTCCGCCGGATAATCCAATGAAGGGTTTCGACCGTGCTGTGGTGTTCTGTCCATTCACGCCGCTCTGCAACTTCACCGGGCAGCCTGCTATGTCGGTGCCCCTGTACTGGAATGCCGAGGGGCTACCGGTGGGCACTCACTTCATCGGGCGCTTCGGGGATGAGGCGACCCTGTTCCGCCTTGCCGCGCAGCTAGAGGAGGCGCGTCCCTGGGCCGGACGCCGGCCACCGGTATCGGCATAG
- a CDS encoding response regulator, producing the protein MESEKIEVLLIEDNPGDARLIQEMLTEAGEAWFRVEYADRLSRGLEHLKNGGVDVVLLDLSLPDGQGLDAFEKVQAQVPAVPVVVLTGFDDETLAVEAIRHGAQDYLVKGDVDSKVLYRAVRYSVERKRAVEDAKRYSKRVEALYAVAQAVSHSLNMDGALNNALDRVYEAMEEIRRCSGNQLDPQLVEAFLQAINEDNRKG; encoded by the coding sequence ATGGAAAGTGAGAAGATCGAGGTCCTGCTTATCGAGGACAACCCAGGAGATGCCCGCCTGATACAGGAGATGCTGACCGAAGCGGGCGAAGCCTGGTTTCGAGTCGAGTATGCCGACCGGCTGTCCAGAGGGTTGGAGCACCTTAAAAATGGAGGAGTCGATGTGGTCTTGTTGGACCTTAGCCTGCCTGATGGCCAGGGGCTCGACGCATTCGAAAAGGTGCAGGCTCAGGTACCAGCAGTGCCGGTTGTGGTGCTGACCGGTTTCGATGATGAAACGCTTGCCGTCGAAGCAATACGTCACGGCGCACAGGACTATTTGGTCAAAGGAGACGTCGACAGCAAGGTGCTGTACCGTGCCGTGCGCTATTCTGTTGAGCGCAAGCGGGCGGTGGAGGATGCCAAGCGCTATAGCAAGCGGGTGGAGGCTCTCTATGCCGTTGCCCAGGCTGTAAGCCATTCCCTGAATATGGACGGAGCGCTGAACAATGCCCTGGATAGAGTGTATGAGGCGATGGAGGAAATCAGACGCTGCTCCGGAAACCAATTGGATCCCCAGTTAGTTGAAGCATTCCTCCAGGCCATTAATGAGGATAACCGGAAGGGCTAA
- a CDS encoding response regulator, with the protein MTTAEAIRTFEILLVEDNPGDARLAIEALKDSEAPNNLHTVGDGEEAMAFLHREGRYADALLPDLILLDLNLPKKDGREVLAEIKGDPDLRRIPVVIMTISNSEEDILNTYNLHVNSYITKPIDLENFMNMFKSLEDFWLTVVRLPSR; encoded by the coding sequence GTGACAACTGCAGAGGCTATCAGAACCTTTGAGATTTTACTGGTGGAGGACAACCCCGGTGACGCACGCCTTGCAATTGAGGCGTTAAAGGACAGCGAGGCGCCCAACAACCTGCACACAGTGGGGGATGGCGAGGAGGCCATGGCCTTCTTGCACCGGGAGGGCAGGTATGCCGATGCGCTTCTTCCGGACCTCATCCTGCTGGATTTGAATCTGCCCAAGAAGGATGGCCGGGAGGTGCTGGCCGAGATAAAGGGGGATCCCGACCTCAGGCGCATCCCGGTGGTGATAATGACTATCTCAAATTCCGAGGAGGACATCCTCAATACCTACAACCTGCACGTCAACAGCTATATAACCAAGCCAATTGACCTGGAGAACTTTATGAACATGTTTAAGTCTCTCGAGGATTTCTGGCTTACCGTCGTTAGACTACCGTCGCGGTGA
- the lexA gene encoding transcriptional repressor LexA → MKQLSDKQSRILNFLHRFLHEQGYPPTIRDIQSGCQISSTSVVEYNLRILEREGHIRRAREISRGIELGVRRVVRVPIVGHIAAGEPIPVPTSDSWNTEELESLELTEELTRGKEGVYALRVKGTSMIDALIGEGDLVLMQQAATAENGEMVAAWLKRDGEATLKRFYLESGRVRLQPANEDMPPIYVDPKDVLIQGKVIGVLRKV, encoded by the coding sequence ATGAAACAGCTTTCTGACAAGCAGTCTCGCATCCTAAATTTCCTCCACCGCTTTCTACATGAGCAGGGTTACCCGCCCACCATCAGGGATATCCAGAGCGGGTGCCAGATAAGCTCCACATCGGTGGTGGAATACAACCTGAGGATTCTGGAGCGGGAGGGGCATATCCGAAGGGCCCGGGAGATTTCCCGCGGCATTGAGCTGGGGGTGCGGCGAGTCGTGCGCGTACCTATCGTCGGGCACATCGCCGCCGGCGAACCGATACCCGTGCCCACCTCCGATAGCTGGAACACGGAGGAGTTGGAGTCCCTGGAGCTCACCGAGGAGCTCACCAGGGGCAAAGAGGGGGTCTATGCCCTCAGGGTGAAGGGAACATCGATGATCGATGCCCTGATCGGAGAGGGAGACCTGGTGCTGATGCAGCAGGCGGCCACCGCAGAGAACGGGGAGATGGTCGCCGCCTGGCTGAAACGAGATGGGGAGGCTACCCTTAAGCGATTTTACCTGGAATCAGGGCGAGTCCGCCTGCAGCCGGCCAATGAGGATATGCCACCCATCTATGTCGACCCGAAGGACGTGTTAATACAGGGAAAGGTCATCGGTGTCCTCAGAAAAGTGTAG
- a CDS encoding bifunctional (p)ppGpp synthetase/guanosine-3',5'-bis(diphosphate) 3'-pyrophosphohydrolase: protein MAKKTDIRALIDKTQEYLASETLVLIEDAYEFISRACQGDVEHALNTASTIAELQLDEQCIAAALLHEAPQRCGVTLTQIEDEFGPDVAKLVEGLTKLDKVSWPEELKPKKGTIDIETHAESLRKMLVAMSEDIRVVFIRLACRLHEMRFLKRTPPSKRRAIAQETMEIYAPVAHRLGIWQLKWQLEDLAFRYLEPEKYRNIVRFVASQRGERERYIAQVTRILKEELRKAGIEAEVTGRPKHMYGINRKMEKYASQGKEFSDIYDLLGFRVLVSEVADCYSALGVVHSLWRPLPKEFNDYIVQPRGRVYRALHTTVMCLGTTPLEIQIRTHEMHQVAEYGIAAHWRYKEGTKGDAVFEERLAVLRQLLDWYKDVGGTEFIESISADVFGDRVLVYTPTGDIEDLPTSSTPLDFAYRVHTDLGHRCIGAKVNGKMVPLTYHLQNGDTVEILSTKGGKGPSRDWLNPALGYLKTSHAREKVRQWFRKQERSENIQRGRELLEKELRRLGISISEVELAELFKRASVDDFFAAIGYGDISTHQIATKLAVQQEKPLPQVAPPKQGAPPAVQVMGVGDLLTRIAPCCNPLPGEEIIGYVSRSKGISVHRRDCPNIAHIDEKERLIGVEWGPREEFHSVPVHIEALNRVGLLRDISALVAEEGVNIAAANVADHEDHTTLILLTLQTKGIEQLSRLFSKLEGVRGVLSVTRHT from the coding sequence ATGGCAAAGAAGACCGATATCAGGGCGCTTATCGATAAGACGCAGGAGTATCTGGCCAGCGAGACCCTGGTGCTCATCGAGGATGCCTACGAGTTTATCTCCCGGGCATGCCAGGGGGATGTGGAACATGCCCTTAACACCGCGAGCACCATCGCTGAGCTTCAGCTAGATGAGCAATGTATCGCTGCGGCGTTACTTCATGAAGCGCCCCAGCGATGCGGGGTAACCCTGACCCAGATAGAGGATGAGTTTGGCCCCGATGTGGCAAAGCTCGTTGAAGGGCTGACGAAACTGGACAAGGTCTCATGGCCCGAGGAGCTCAAGCCCAAAAAGGGCACCATCGATATCGAAACCCACGCCGAGAGCCTGCGAAAGATGCTGGTGGCGATGTCCGAGGACATCCGGGTGGTGTTTATCAGGCTTGCCTGTCGGCTGCACGAGATGCGCTTCCTGAAGCGGACGCCCCCCTCGAAGCGGCGTGCCATCGCCCAGGAGACCATGGAGATCTACGCCCCGGTAGCCCATCGCCTGGGCATCTGGCAGCTAAAGTGGCAGCTTGAGGACCTAGCCTTCCGCTATCTGGAGCCTGAGAAATACCGTAACATCGTTAGATTCGTCGCCTCCCAGCGGGGGGAGAGGGAGAGGTATATAGCTCAGGTAACCAGAATACTCAAGGAGGAGTTGAGGAAGGCAGGGATAGAGGCAGAGGTTACGGGGAGGCCGAAGCACATGTACGGCATAAATAGAAAGATGGAGAAGTATGCCTCCCAGGGCAAGGAGTTTAGCGATATCTACGACCTTTTGGGTTTCCGAGTCCTGGTGAGTGAGGTGGCCGATTGCTATAGCGCCCTGGGGGTGGTACACAGCCTCTGGCGCCCACTGCCCAAGGAGTTTAACGATTACATCGTACAGCCTAGAGGTAGGGTATATCGTGCGCTTCATACTACGGTAATGTGCCTGGGAACTACACCCCTCGAGATACAGATTCGTACCCATGAGATGCACCAGGTCGCCGAATATGGCATCGCCGCTCACTGGCGCTATAAGGAGGGGACGAAAGGGGACGCGGTGTTTGAGGAGAGGCTGGCAGTACTACGTCAGCTCCTTGATTGGTACAAGGATGTTGGTGGCACCGAGTTCATTGAGTCCATAAGTGCCGATGTCTTTGGCGACCGCGTTCTGGTATATACCCCCACGGGGGATATAGAGGACCTGCCCACGTCCTCCACCCCCCTCGATTTCGCCTATCGGGTCCACACCGACCTGGGTCATCGCTGCATTGGGGCAAAGGTTAATGGTAAAATGGTCCCCCTGACCTACCATCTCCAAAATGGCGATACCGTGGAGATCCTGTCTACCAAGGGGGGTAAGGGGCCGAGCCGTGATTGGCTCAACCCCGCCCTGGGCTACCTCAAGACATCACACGCCAGGGAAAAGGTCAGGCAGTGGTTCAGGAAGCAGGAGCGCAGCGAGAACATCCAGCGGGGCAGGGAACTTCTGGAGAAGGAGCTGCGGCGGCTGGGAATATCCATATCCGAGGTGGAGCTTGCCGAGCTGTTCAAGCGTGCCAGCGTGGATGATTTCTTTGCCGCCATCGGCTATGGTGACATCAGCACACATCAAATTGCCACCAAGCTCGCCGTGCAGCAAGAGAAACCGCTCCCCCAGGTTGCGCCGCCCAAGCAGGGAGCTCCCCCAGCAGTTCAGGTGATGGGAGTGGGGGACCTGTTGACCCGCATCGCCCCCTGCTGCAATCCGTTGCCCGGCGAGGAGATCATCGGCTATGTAAGCCGCTCAAAGGGGATAAGCGTCCACCGCAGGGACTGCCCTAATATAGCTCACATAGATGAGAAGGAGCGCTTAATTGGGGTGGAATGGGGTCCTCGGGAAGAGTTTCATTCCGTGCCGGTTCATATTGAGGCGTTGAATCGGGTGGGCCTACTTCGGGATATTTCCGCCCTCGTCGCCGAGGAGGGGGTGAACATAGCTGCGGCGAATGTAGCCGACCACGAAGACCACACCACCTTGATATTACTCACCCTTCAGACCAAAGGTATCGAGCAGTTAAGCCGGCTCTTCTCCAAGCTGGAGGGTGTGCGCGGGGTGCTCAGCGTGACACGACACACATAG
- a CDS encoding type IV pilus twitching motility protein PilT, with protein MNIDEMLRVMVEKGASDLHLRVPSSPIIRIDGHLMPLDGLTAITPQDMREALENITTETQRETFHEELELDLAYSIHGLARFRVNASLQRGTINLAFRKIPVKIPTIDELGLPDVCKTLVLKPKGLVLVTGPTGSGKSTTLAAMIDHLNKNETRNVITIEDPIEYLHSNDKCIIAQRELGDDTKSFASALKHVLRQDPDVILVGEMRDLESIATAVTAAETGHLVLSTLHTPNAPQTIDRIIDVFPPHQQTQIRTQLALALEGVLSQILLPKANGRGRVAVFEVMLATDAIRNLIREGKSEQIPTYIQTSGQYGMNTMDQHLDDLSRSGVITWEEASVRTNRSYKHPAEVDRQSASLGGPSVKYRGFEKR; from the coding sequence GTGAACATAGATGAAATGTTGCGTGTTATGGTAGAGAAAGGGGCCTCGGACCTGCATCTGAGGGTGCCGAGTTCCCCTATTATTCGCATCGATGGTCATCTGATGCCTTTAGATGGATTAACCGCTATCACGCCCCAGGATATGAGGGAAGCCCTAGAGAATATAACCACCGAAACCCAGAGAGAGACTTTCCACGAAGAGCTCGAGCTGGATCTAGCCTACAGCATTCACGGTTTAGCCCGTTTCAGGGTCAATGCCTCCCTCCAGCGAGGGACAATAAACCTGGCCTTTCGTAAGATCCCGGTGAAAATACCCACTATCGATGAGCTGGGTCTTCCCGACGTTTGCAAGACGCTGGTGCTCAAGCCAAAGGGCCTGGTACTGGTAACCGGCCCCACTGGAAGCGGAAAGTCCACGACATTAGCCGCCATGATCGACCACCTGAACAAGAACGAAACACGAAACGTGATAACCATCGAGGACCCGATTGAGTACCTGCATAGCAACGACAAATGCATTATTGCCCAGCGGGAACTGGGGGACGATACCAAGTCCTTCGCCTCTGCGCTTAAACATGTGCTTCGCCAGGACCCTGACGTTATCCTTGTTGGAGAAATGCGGGACCTGGAAAGCATAGCTACGGCGGTCACGGCTGCTGAAACGGGCCACCTGGTATTGAGCACGTTGCATACTCCGAATGCACCTCAAACCATCGACCGCATAATTGATGTTTTTCCCCCGCACCAGCAGACACAAATTCGGACTCAGTTAGCCCTGGCTCTGGAAGGTGTGCTGTCGCAGATTCTATTGCCCAAAGCTAACGGTAGGGGCAGGGTAGCTGTCTTCGAGGTGATGCTCGCCACTGATGCTATCCGGAATCTGATAAGAGAGGGCAAGAGCGAACAGATTCCCACTTATATACAAACTAGTGGGCAATACGGCATGAATACCATGGATCAACACCTGGATGATCTTTCGAGGTCCGGTGTCATCACCTGGGAGGAAGCGTCCGTCAGGACCAACAGATCGTATAAACACCCTGCCGAAGTAGATAGACAGAGTGCTTCGCTAGGAGGCCCTTCTGTTAAGTATCGCGGATTTGAAAAGAGATAG